The following are from one region of the Coffea eugenioides isolate CCC68of chromosome 2, Ceug_1.0, whole genome shotgun sequence genome:
- the LOC113755099 gene encoding expansin-B15-like, producing the protein MEEMRSKPNYFSLFISCVLLGTCCFSNLCYCFKPKNFTLSAIAAHWSSAGATWYGSPNGAGSDGGACGYGNLVSQAPFSSLVTGIGPSLYNAGKECGACYQVKCTKHPACSGQPVRVVITDFCPGYPCTSGPAHFDLSGTAFGAMAVPGKEQKLRDAGVLEISYARVSCEYPGTNVAFRVDPGSNPQYFAAVIEFEDGDGDLAGVALKQSSGPDEWWEMKQSWGAVWKLDAGSVLRPPFSIRLRSQYSGQILVAKNVIPAGWKPGATYRSLVKYL; encoded by the exons ATGGAAGAAATGAGGAGCAAGCCGAATTACTTTTCCCTGTTCATCTCATGTGTACTACTCGGTACATGTTGTTTCTCCAACCTATGCTACTGCTTCAAACCAAAGAATTTCACCTTATCCGCCATAGCTGCCCATTGGTCATCGGCAGGAGCAACATGGTACGGCAGCCCCAACGGTGCCGGAAGCGATG GAGGCGCCTGTGGGTATGGAAACCTGGTGTCGCAGGCACCATTTTCTTCGTTAGTAACTGGGATTGGCCCATCTCTCTACAACGCAGGCAAAGAATGTGGAGCCTGTTACCAG GTGAAATGCACAAAGCATCCGGCATGCTCCGGCCAGCCAGTCAGAGTTGTTATAACAGATTTTTGTCCCGGATATCCATGCACTTCCGGACCTGCTCATTTCGACCTCAGCGGAACTGCTTTTGGTGCCATGGCCGTTCCCGGGAAAGAACAAAAACTTCGCGATGCCGGAGTTTTGGAAATCAGCTATGCACG TGTTTCTTGCGAGTATCCGGGGACGAACGTTGCATTCCGCGTTGATCCGGGGTCCAATCCTCAGTATTTTGCCGCGGTTATCGAGTTTGAAGATGGAGATGGTGATCTTGCGGGCGTGGCTCTGAAGCAATCATCCGGACCTGATGAATGGTGGGAAATGAAACAGTCGTGGGGGGCTGTTTGGAAGCTTGACGCTGGCTCTGTGTTACGACCCCCGTTCTCAATTAGATTGAGGTCACAATATTCAGGGCAGATCCTGGTGGCCAAAAATGTGATTCCAGCAGGGTGGAAGCCTGGTGCAACTTACAGGTCTTTGGTCAAGTACCTCTGA